From the Fibrobacter succinogenes genome, the window CCTCGCTATCTCCATCGGTACCAGCCACGGTGCTTACAAGTTCAAGCCGGAACAGTGCACTCGCGACCCGAAGACTGGCAAGCTCGTTCCGCCTCCTCTAGCATTCGATGTGCTCCACGCCATCGAACAGAAACTCCCGGGCTTCCCGATCGTGCTCCACGGTTCTTCTTCTGTCCCGCAGGACGAAGTTGATACGATCAACGCTCACGGCGGTAAGCTCCCGGATGCAGTTGGTATTCCGGAAGAACAGCTCCGCGAAGCTTCTCGCTCTGCTGTCTGCAAGATCAACATCGACTCTGACAGCCGTCTCGCTATGACTGCCGCTATCCGTAAGTATTTCGACGAACATCCGGAACACTTCGACCCGCGCCAGTACCTCAAGCCGGCTCGTGAAAACATGAAGAAGATGTACATGCACAAGATCGTGGATGTGCTCGGCTCCAACGACAAGCTGTAATGTTTGATTTGTCATCCTGGAGGTCGCGCAGCGACCGATAGGATCCAAGCCAAAAGCTTTAATACCGCTAGGCAATCGCCTGGCGGTTTTTTATATTTAAAGCAAATTAAGGAGAATATTTATGATTCGCAAATCTTTTTTTCTTGTTTCTATTGCCGTTTTCGCCTTGAATGAAGCAGCTTCGGCAAATACATGTACTGATATAACGTTTACGGCAGGCAACGCATTCCGTCAAGATTCCTCATATTTCAAAGAATACGAAAATACAGAACATGAAAACGAATGGAGCCATAAATACATTTATAAAAATGATAAGTTGAATCAAATGATTGTCCACTTTAAAGATGGAACCGACACAATTTTCTTCTATCAAGACACGAATGAAACCGTCTTAAAAAATAAAAGTACCGAGTATATCGAATCAAATTGCAGCACCAATGATACTATTTGCAGCCAATTAAAATTTTATCAGGATGGACAGTATAAAGGCGTTCAAATCACAAAAAAAAGCACAACATACGCAAACAGTGAGACCATAGAGGGGAATATTCATAGGTTTAGCGAGATATTCTTTAAACATGATACAGTATTGACAATTGAATACTTTGATTATGGCACAGACTCAGTAAGAACAAATCAAGAATTTCTTGTAGCGGACCCAGACGATGATTCCAAATGTTATGAATACGAAAACGATAAGGTCACATACACCCACTATTACATACCAAATGATAAAGGTTTTTCAATAAAAATTAAAAGTGATAACTATTTCAGAGAATTTTTCTATACGAAGCCAGAAAAGAGCACTTCCCTCCGCAAGACACGCAAGCCCATAAAGTTCTCCCCCAGGGCCCGCTACTTCGACCTTCTGGGACGATTCAAGTTCACGAAATAAATGGTGATTCCCGGTCGGAGCCGGGAATGACAAGCAAAAGAAACAATCGAACCACCCGCAACAAACCGTCAACAACCTACTTCCAACTTCCTACCGTCTACTTCCTACTGTCTACTATGCACTGTCCTCACTGCCACTCCGAATTAAAAGATAACGCCACCTTCTGCCCCCACTGCGGGAGCGACAAGAACACCGGCTGGAAAGAAGGCGCGCAATACAGTGACCTCGAAACGCCCGACTACGATGAAATCCTCGAGAATGAATTCGGAGACGACCCGAACAGCCCCTACGCAAAAAAGAAAACGGCAAATCCGTTCGGCATTATCGTTGTGACCATTGTCGTGATTGCATTTGTCGCAGCAATGATTTTATAACCCTATCGGTCGTTACACTCCCTCCAGAATGCCCCATCTAAGTTCTGCCGACTATTTGAGCGTTTCTTCGAGGTGGCGGATTGTTTCTTCAGCAGCAGTAAAATCGTAATCGTCAATTTGATTATGCAATTTCTGCAACAAAGCATCTTGCTCTGGCGAAAAAATAATCTTTTCGAGCGTTTCGAAAATGCGTTTGCACTTCGTCAGCGAGCAAGATTCTACCGCGGGTTTGAGGTCCCAAATCGCTTGCGTCAACTTTTTTGAGGCTTCCGGATCAACATGCTTGACAACCGCCGTGGTCGAATTCGACTGTTCCGAAAGAATATTCTTCATGACGATTTTAAGGTCACCAAAAAGTTCTTCCAAAGCTTTTACAAACGCATGGAACTCACTGTAATTCTGCTCTTTTTTGAGCAATGAATTTTCGAGCATCACCCCAAGCGTTTGCGCATGATACGCTCCTATCGTGCCGCAAAGTCCCTTAATCGTGTGCACAATGCGAGCAGCCTCGTCATGGTCAACAGATTCAAAAGCCTTTTTAAGTTTCTGGACATCTGCACTGTAATCGCGGACAAAGCCCTGAATAATCTTGAAGAACAAATTCTTGTTGTCGTTGGCATGGTAAAGCCCAGCCGCCGCATCGAAATTGCGGACATTCTGGAACATAGCCACAACACTATCGTCAGCATCAGAAGGTGTTGCCTCCGGTTCACCCGCATTTGCCGCTATCGGCATCTTATCGGCAACAGGCAAATACTTTGCGAGCTCAGAATAGAGCAACTTCGGATCAATGGGCTTTGCAATATAAGAGTTCATGCCAGCGCTGATACAATCGTCCCTGTCTTTTTGGAACGCTTTTGCACTCATAGCGATAATCGGCACCGTCTTGAAATACTCATCGGAACGGTTACGGATCGCCTTCGTCGCTTCGAGACCATTCATCACCGGCATCAAAATATCCATCAACACCAAGTCAAAAGCATCCTTCTTGAGCAAATCCAGCGCAATTTTACCGTTTGCAGCCACCATCGTAGTAAGCCCAACACTGTTCAAGAGTGACACCGCCAATTCCTGATTCATCAGATTATCTTCGACCAAGAGAATCTTTGCTTCCTTGAAGAAAATCTTCTTTTTCTCGGTCTTAACGGACTTTTGATACGTCAGTTTTTGCTCGAAAGCCTCCTGCATGGCGCTAAGCAAGGAACTAATCTGCAACGGTTTTGCCACGAAGCTGTTATAACCGATTTCTTCTGCAAGGTGGTAATTTTTCTCTTCAAAATGAATCGGATGCATGAGAATTTTTGGAATTCTCCTCATCTTAATCGGAAGGCCCTGTACAAAATCAATGCCGTTCACAATAGGCATCTGGTAATCGACAATAAAGAGGTCATACGGGCTCTCACCCGCTTCTTCGTGCGCCTGAATCAAATCAAAAGCTTCATCGACAGAGGCGGCTTCTTCAACAACGCACTGCAACTTGGTAAGGTAATGTCTCAACACTTCACGGAGATTGTTGCAATCGTCAATCAGCAAGACATTCTTATTCTTAAACGTCGTAACAGATTTCCATTTGGGCACGGAAGTCTGTGGCGCAATGGCAAGCGTTATCGTAAAGAAGAATCTAGAGCCCTTTCCATATTCGCTTTCAACCTTAAGCACGCCGCCCATGAGTTCCACAAGCGATTTTGAAATGACAAGGCCAAGCCCAGTTCCGCCATATTTACGCGTAATAGAGCCGTCTGCCTGCGTAAACGCGTTGAAGAGATGGCCTAACTGCTCGCTCGTCATGCCGATACCCGTATCGCTGACACTGAACGAAAGTTTTACATTATTTCCAATAACTTGTTCTTGCTTAATTTTCAGCGTTATGCTTCCGCTTTCAGTAAACTTCGTCGCATTGTTAATCAAGTTCGTGAAAATCTGAGAAAGGCGCAAAGGGTCGCCCATCAAAATTTCAGGGATTTCAGGATCCGCGTCAACAATCAATTCAATGGGACGGCCTGCAATACGCACTTCGGCAAGAGCAGCCACTTCGCTAATAATATCCCGCAAAACAAGCTGCGTAATTTCAAGATCTTGCTTATTCGCTTCAATCTTCGAGAAGTCCAAAATATTATTTATAATTCCAAGAAGCGATGTTGCCGCATGGCTAATGCGTTCAACAAAACCTTGCTGGCGTTCGTCAAGTTGCGTTTCCTGAATCAAATGTGCCATACCGATAATGGCATTCATGGGCGTGCGGATTTCATGACTCATGTTCGCGAGGAACTCGCTCTTGGCTTGCGTTGCTCGTTCCGCGATTTCTCTAGCCTCAACGACTTCCGAAATATCAACCATCGAAAGCATGTAACCCACAACCGAGTCATGAACTTTAAGCGTACAGGCTTCGCCACGGAACCACGTATCTGTATGCGTATTGAGCGTCTGGAGCACAAAGGTACCCTTCCAGGAACTCCGTTCATCAAACGCCTTTTTCAAAGCATCCACAACATTCTCGGGCATTCCACACTTAGGCAAGTCGGCAAGCGGCAAGCCATTCACATCTTTCCAATCCATGATGAGATAGTCCGCAAGTTGCTTAGACATGTACTTGATTCGTTGATTTTTGTCAAGAATCACAAGAAACGAGACACCCACCGATAGCATAATCGTGTAAAGAATCGTGTCTTTCTGAATACCGCTTGTTTCATCAGAAATGAGGAACAAATAGCGAATCGAGCCATTGTCTTCAACAAGGAACTGGAAAATCACTTTCCACCAAGCATCTTCGCCCATGCAACTTCGAACAGGAATAATGATTTGCCGTTCGCTAGCATGCATTTTGCCGCCCTTCGAAACTTTATAGACAAATTTTTTAAACGAGTCGGAGCGGAAAAAAGTCCACAGAATTTCTCCACGAATATCATTGCCATGATTGAAAAAATCAGAAAAATAGGCGCTTGCATGGAGAATATCAAACGTATCGTTTGTAAGAATTATCCTAAAGTTATCGCTATTTAAAAGCGTTTCGAACATGGTACTCGAACTAACGCTATCATTCAAATCCTTCTGGATAAACAGTTTAAAAAGGAACCGTACAATTAGCCATGTTAAAAACACCAAAGCCAACACGACAAGAGCCACGACAAAAATAATGGCGTTTAGATTTTCTTGAACCTTTGCGACAACTTTATTTTTTTGGACAACATGCACTACATAAAAAGGCGCTTTCTTTAGCGGCATGACCATAAAACTCAATTTACGGTTTTCAACATCCATCTTTTCAAACCGCATCACATTTTCATGCGATAAGCGTTCGAATCGAATATCTTCTTGTACAAGGTGCAAAAGGGCAGTAACGGAATCGACAACAATTTTATGAAGGCTCGTTTCGTATGGGAAATATGTAAACAAGCTATCATTTTCAGCCCCAACGAGCATCGTAATGCCGCCTTCGATCTTTGCAAAATCGCCCATCAACAAACGAACTTTTTGCAAATCAACGTCTTCGGCCACAGTCCCCATAAAATTTCGGTTTTTATCCCATAGCGGATAAGAATAAGTAAGCACGCGCTTTTTAGCATGCTCATTTATTTCTGGGCCAGTAATGGCAAGCCCCTTGCGCCTAGAAGCCTCCAAATACCAAGTCTTTATGCGAAATTCCTTTTTGCCTTCATCCAGCGTAAAATCTCTAGCCGAGATAAACTTGCCTTTTTGGTTGCCATAATAAGTATCAACAATGTAAGGAGACGATGCGCTGTGCTTTTTTAAAGCCTTCTTGATATCGGCTTCTTTTGTTGTATGCTGTAAAATTTGCGGCAAAGGCTTGAACAGTTTTTCAAATTGGCTGAAAAACAATTCAAGATCTTGTACCGTTTTGTCCTGAAATTTGGATTCAGACGAACTATACGAAGATGAAATTAGAGTCGATTTTAAGTAATTCGAAAAAACAAACACCATAACGATGGTACAAACAAGCATCGGTATGGTGTATACAAGCGAAATACGCCAATGGAGATGGCGTTTTTTCTCATTTATCGGGCTCGACGTCACACCTTATAACCCTCGAAGAAGTATCTTTAAACTCTTCGTATATTTCAGGCAATTGGTTTGCAATCGATAAGAAGGCATCGACAACATCCGGGTCGAACTGGGTCCCGCGGCTCTTGACGATTTCTTGTACAGCAACGTCATGCGGATAAGGTTCCTTATACGGGCGCTTCGATACAAGAGCATCATAAACGTCAGCGACAGCCATGATTCTAGCGCCGATAGGAATGTCGTCGGCCTTCTTGTGGTTCGGGTAGCCCTGACCATTCCAGTGTTCGTGATGGCCTAATGCCATTTCGGCAGCCATTCGCACCATCGGATTATCATGCAATTCCTTAGTCACTTCACGCAAGACATCATAACCCATTAGCGTATGCTTCATCATGACCTTGCGTTCTTCCTGCGTCAGAAGTCCCGGCTTACGCAAAATGCCATCGTGAATACCGACCTTACCTATATCGTGGAGCGGTGCCGCCGTGGCTAGATTTTCAACATACTCCGATGTAATCGTTTTCGCAAACTTCGGATTCTTGCAGAGTTCTTCGGCAATGCGCTGCACAATAATTTGTGTACGCTTAATGTGTTCCCCGGTCTCCGGGTCACGGTATTCGGCCAAAGAACCAAGACTCGTAAGCATGACCTTGAGCGTCCTGCGCAAGTCGGCGGTCTTCTCATCCACAAGTTCATGCAGATGATCTCGTTGTTGCTTGAGCTGGAGCTGGTTCTTGATACGGAGCGTCACAAGTGCAGGATTGAACGGCTTGGTGATGTAGTCAACCGCACCAAGATTCAGTCCCAACTGTTCACTCTTGCTATCGGCCTTTGCCGTCAAGAATATAACCGGAATACCTTGCAAGATATTCTTCTCGCGCATAATCCTCAAGGTCTCGTAGCCATCCATGTCCGGCA encodes:
- a CDS encoding zinc ribbon domain-containing protein — translated: MHCPHCHSELKDNATFCPHCGSDKNTGWKEGAQYSDLETPDYDEILENEFGDDPNSPYAKKKTANPFGIIVVTIVVIAFVAAMIL
- a CDS encoding class II fructose-bisphosphate aldolase, which gives rise to LAISIGTSHGAYKFKPEQCTRDPKTGKLVPPPLAFDVLHAIEQKLPGFPIVLHGSSSVPQDEVDTINAHGGKLPDAVGIPEEQLREASRSAVCKINIDSDSRLAMTAAIRKYFDEHPEHFDPRQYLKPARENMKKMYMHKIVDVLGSNDKL
- a CDS encoding HD domain-containing phosphohydrolase; protein product: MERERLKILVVDDTKTNIDVLEGILSNDYDVCVALTGNKAVELTERIRPDLILLDVMLPDMDGYETLRIMREKNILQGIPVIFLTAKADSKSEQLGLNLGAVDYITKPFNPALVTLRIKNQLQLKQQRDHLHELVDEKTADLRRTLKVMLTSLGSLAEYRDPETGEHIKRTQIIVQRIAEELCKNPKFAKTITSEYVENLATAAPLHDIGKVGIHDGILRKPGLLTQEERKVMMKHTLMGYDVLREVTKELHDNPMVRMAAEMALGHHEHWNGQGYPNHKKADDIPIGARIMAVADVYDALVSKRPYKEPYPHDVAVQEIVKSRGTQFDPDVVDAFLSIANQLPEIYEEFKDTSSRVIRCDVEPDK
- a CDS encoding response regulator, which gives rise to MVFVFSNYLKSTLISSSYSSSESKFQDKTVQDLELFFSQFEKLFKPLPQILQHTTKEADIKKALKKHSASSPYIVDTYYGNQKGKFISARDFTLDEGKKEFRIKTWYLEASRRKGLAITGPEINEHAKKRVLTYSYPLWDKNRNFMGTVAEDVDLQKVRLLMGDFAKIEGGITMLVGAENDSLFTYFPYETSLHKIVVDSVTALLHLVQEDIRFERLSHENVMRFEKMDVENRKLSFMVMPLKKAPFYVVHVVQKNKVVAKVQENLNAIIFVVALVVLALVFLTWLIVRFLFKLFIQKDLNDSVSSSTMFETLLNSDNFRIILTNDTFDILHASAYFSDFFNHGNDIRGEILWTFFRSDSFKKFVYKVSKGGKMHASERQIIIPVRSCMGEDAWWKVIFQFLVEDNGSIRYLFLISDETSGIQKDTILYTIMLSVGVSFLVILDKNQRIKYMSKQLADYLIMDWKDVNGLPLADLPKCGMPENVVDALKKAFDERSSWKGTFVLQTLNTHTDTWFRGEACTLKVHDSVVGYMLSMVDISEVVEAREIAERATQAKSEFLANMSHEIRTPMNAIIGMAHLIQETQLDERQQGFVERISHAATSLLGIINNILDFSKIEANKQDLEITQLVLRDIISEVAALAEVRIAGRPIELIVDADPEIPEILMGDPLRLSQIFTNLINNATKFTESGSITLKIKQEQVIGNNVKLSFSVSDTGIGMTSEQLGHLFNAFTQADGSITRKYGGTGLGLVISKSLVELMGGVLKVESEYGKGSRFFFTITLAIAPQTSVPKWKSVTTFKNKNVLLIDDCNNLREVLRHYLTKLQCVVEEAASVDEAFDLIQAHEEAGESPYDLFIVDYQMPIVNGIDFVQGLPIKMRRIPKILMHPIHFEEKNYHLAEEIGYNSFVAKPLQISSLLSAMQEAFEQKLTYQKSVKTEKKKIFFKEAKILLVEDNLMNQELAVSLLNSVGLTTMVAANGKIALDLLKKDAFDLVLMDILMPVMNGLEATKAIRNRSDEYFKTVPIIAMSAKAFQKDRDDCISAGMNSYIAKPIDPKLLYSELAKYLPVADKMPIAANAGEPEATPSDADDSVVAMFQNVRNFDAAAGLYHANDNKNLFFKIIQGFVRDYSADVQKLKKAFESVDHDEAARIVHTIKGLCGTIGAYHAQTLGVMLENSLLKKEQNYSEFHAFVKALEELFGDLKIVMKNILSEQSNSTTAVVKHVDPEASKKLTQAIWDLKPAVESCSLTKCKRIFETLEKIIFSPEQDALLQKLHNQIDDYDFTAAEETIRHLEETLK